In one window of Oceanivirga salmonicida DNA:
- a CDS encoding electron transfer flavoprotein subunit alpha/FixB family protein encodes MTKYKNVWVVIETNSLGACTNVGLELLNPARMIAKELNQKLIAVVIGNPINIALEELKEYGVDGVIAVSSEIYTEYNTEVYEYALSTIAEKYKPNTVLIGATTRGRDLAPRVASKLNAGLTADCTELSVDSENGNVLWARPTFGGNLMAVIIAPETRPQMGTIRPGVFKKIKFEKQKTLNIIEEKIEIDTKKIRTRIIEMILIDNLEKIKLEDAEIVIAVGRGIGSAKNLKMIEELADILGANIACSRPIVEAGWLKHSHQVGQSGKTVSPSLYIAIGISGAIQHISGMNGSETIIAINKDGNAPIFNVADYGIVGDLFEVIPLLIEKIKSER; translated from the coding sequence ATGACAAAGTATAAAAATGTGTGGGTTGTTATTGAAACTAATTCATTAGGTGCTTGTACTAATGTTGGTTTAGAATTATTAAATCCAGCAAGAATGATAGCAAAAGAGTTAAATCAAAAATTAATAGCAGTTGTTATAGGTAATCCCATAAATATAGCATTAGAAGAACTTAAAGAATATGGTGTAGATGGTGTTATAGCAGTTTCTTCTGAAATATATACTGAATATAATACAGAAGTTTATGAATATGCTTTATCAACTATAGCTGAAAAGTATAAGCCTAATACTGTATTAATAGGTGCAACTACAAGGGGTAGAGATTTAGCGCCAAGAGTAGCATCAAAACTAAATGCTGGTTTAACAGCAGATTGTACAGAACTTAGTGTTGATAGTGAAAATGGAAATGTTTTATGGGCTAGACCAACTTTTGGTGGGAATTTAATGGCTGTAATAATTGCACCTGAAACAAGACCACAAATGGGAACAATAAGACCAGGTGTATTTAAAAAAATTAAATTTGAAAAACAAAAAACTTTAAATATAATTGAAGAAAAAATAGAAATTGATACTAAAAAAATTAGAACAAGAATAATTGAAATGATATTAATTGATAACTTAGAAAAAATAAAACTTGAGGATGCTGAAATAGTAATTGCAGTTGGTAGAGGAATTGGAAGTGCAAAAAATTTAAAAATGATAGAAGAGTTAGCAGATATATTAGGTGCCAATATTGCATGCTCACGTCCAATAGTAGAAGCAGGGTGGCTTAAACACTCTCATCAAGTAGGACAATCAGGAAAAACAGTAAGTCCGTCTCTATACATTGCTATAGGGATTTCTGGAGCAATACAACATATTAGTGGTATGAATGGCTCTGAAACTATAATTGCAATAAATAAAGATGGAAATGCTCCAATATTTAATGTTGCAGACTATGGCATAGTTGGAGACTTATTTGAAGTTATACCGTTATTAATAGAAAAAATAAAATCTGAGAGGTAG